Genomic segment of Bacillota bacterium:
CATGCCGTCGGCGGGCGTGGGCGTACGGTTGGCTACAGCCAGCCTGGCGCCAGATGCCTTGGCCGTCCCCGGCAACATGTTTGCCGGGGAAACCTCTAGTGATGAGCCTATCACCATGAGCAGCCCGCAACCCTTGGCCTCCTGGAAGGCCTCCTCCAAGGCTCTGGAGGGCAAAGACTCCCCGAAGAGGACCACACCGGGCTTGACCAGGTCGTGACAGCGGTCGCAGCGCGGGATGGAAGAGGCTTCTGACACGGCCTCAATGGGGTAGCGCTGGCCACAAGACACACACCGGGCATGCCTCAGGTTCCCGTGGAGTTCCACGACACGACGGGAGCCCGCCGCCTGGTGAAGACCGTCCACGTTCTGGGTGATGACACACCTTAGCACGCCAATCTCCTCCATGCGAGCCAGCGCGTGGTGCCCCCTGTTGGGCATGGCCTTTCGCAAGGAGTCAAGACGGGTTCGATAAAAGTCGTAAAAGTCCCCAGGGTCAGACCTCAATGCCCATATGGAGGCAACCTTCATAGGGTCCCTCCCCCGCCACAGCCCCGAGCTGGACCGGAAGTCAGGCAGACCGGATTCAGTGCTCATACCGGCACCGGTAAACGCCACCATTGAGCGCCCCTCATCCAGCAGCCAGGAGGCCATCTCCTGTAGCGACATTCCTTCCAC
This window contains:
- a CDS encoding NAD-dependent deacylase encodes the protein MSLQEMASWLLDEGRSMVAFTGAGMSTESGLPDFRSSSGLWRGRDPMKVASIWALRSDPGDFYDFYRTRLDSLRKAMPNRGHHALARMEEIGVLRCVITQNVDGLHQAAGSRRVVELHGNLRHARCVSCGQRYPIEAVSEASSIPRCDRCHDLVKPGVVLFGESLPSRALEEAFQEAKGCGLLMVIGSSLEVSPANMLPGTAKASGARLAVANRTPTPADGMADYVYRDEAGEVLSRLLGFLEG